A window of the Streptomyces formicae genome harbors these coding sequences:
- the pspAB gene encoding PspA-associated protein PspAB, with protein sequence MGLLDTILGRSKPVRPDLDQLFALPAAAITLQAGAGLLPTGAGSVCFASVEGGAFARLQEEVRELLDADTGRGGVPVEFSQDAYGYTWLLARHPADDTVSLVNDLHAVNTLLQDAGFGPQLLCSLIGFRDAAQERASALVYLYKRGTFYPFAPLPGTAEKRDSTLELQIRSLLGDDLRIEPDLGRWFPVWGAPGLGPAVEER encoded by the coding sequence GTGGGACTCCTCGACACCATCCTCGGACGCAGCAAACCGGTTCGTCCCGACCTCGACCAGCTCTTCGCCCTGCCGGCCGCCGCGATCACCCTCCAGGCGGGCGCCGGGCTCCTGCCGACCGGCGCGGGCTCGGTCTGCTTCGCCAGCGTGGAGGGCGGTGCCTTCGCCAGGCTCCAGGAGGAGGTACGGGAACTCCTCGACGCCGACACCGGCCGGGGCGGCGTACCCGTCGAGTTCAGCCAGGACGCCTACGGCTACACCTGGCTGCTGGCCCGCCACCCCGCCGACGACACGGTCTCCCTGGTCAACGACCTGCACGCCGTCAACACCCTCCTCCAGGACGCCGGATTCGGCCCACAGCTGCTCTGCTCCCTGATCGGCTTCCGCGACGCCGCGCAGGAGCGGGCGTCGGCACTCGTCTACCTCTACAAGCGCGGCACCTTCTACCCCTTCGCACCGCTTCCCGGCACGGCCGAGAAGCGCGACAGCACCCTGGAACTCCAGATCAGGTCACTGCTCGGGGACGACCTGCGGATCGAACCCGACCTGGGCCGCTGGTTCCCGGTGTGGGGTGCGCCGGGACTGGGGCCGGCCGTCGAGGAGCGCTGA
- a CDS encoding response regulator transcription factor, translated as MRIVIAEDAAVVREGLVQLLRDRGLDVVASVGDAEALLAAVAEHLPDAVVADIRMPPDHRDEGLRAALALRERYPRLGVLLFSQYVETRYADRLAATGMAGFGYLLKERVVDVGDFVDALHRVAEGGTALDPEVVSQLLAARGAGAHGQDGGLAALTDREHEVLALMAEGRTNAAIATALGISQRAVEKHTAGIFTKLRLPRTEDGHRRVLAVLRYLDGA; from the coding sequence ATGCGCATCGTGATCGCCGAGGACGCCGCCGTCGTCCGGGAGGGTCTTGTGCAGCTGCTGCGCGACCGCGGCCTGGACGTCGTGGCGTCCGTCGGCGACGCGGAGGCGCTGCTGGCCGCCGTGGCCGAGCACCTGCCGGACGCGGTCGTCGCCGACATCCGGATGCCACCGGACCACCGGGACGAGGGCCTGCGGGCGGCGCTGGCCCTGCGCGAGCGCTATCCGCGGCTCGGGGTGCTGCTCTTCTCGCAGTACGTGGAGACGCGCTACGCCGACCGCCTCGCCGCCACCGGCATGGCCGGCTTCGGCTATCTCCTCAAGGAACGGGTCGTCGACGTCGGGGACTTCGTCGACGCCCTCCACCGCGTGGCCGAGGGCGGCACGGCGCTCGACCCGGAGGTCGTCTCCCAGCTGCTGGCGGCGCGCGGTGCGGGGGCGCACGGGCAGGACGGTGGTCTGGCGGCGCTGACCGACCGCGAGCACGAGGTGCTCGCCCTGATGGCCGAGGGCCGCACGAACGCGGCGATCGCCACGGCCCTCGGCATCTCGCAGCGTGCGGTGGAGAAGCACACGGCGGGCATCTTCACAAAGCTGAGGCTGCCGCGCACGGAGGACGGGCACCGCCGGGTGCTGGCGGTGCTGCGCTACCTCGACGGGGCCTGA
- the proP gene encoding glycine betaine/L-proline transporter ProP — MLSKAPHHGRGTAADATVTDPALVKRAVKAAALGNAMEWFDFGVYSYIAVTLGKVFFPSGNPTAQLLSTFGAFAAAFLVRPLGGMVFGPLGDRIGRQKVLALTMIMMAAGTFAIGLIPSYAAIGVGAPILLLVARLVQGFSTGGEYAGATTFIAEYAPDKKRGFLGSWLEFGTLAGYIAGAGLVTLMTALLSSEDLLSWGWRIPFLIAGPMGIIGLYMRTKLEETPAFAAELEKAAREERERPKVPLRDMVTGQWKSLLLCMGLVLVFNVTDYMLLSYMPSYLTSELRYDETHGLLVVLGVMALMMIVQPFAGALSDRVGRRPVIAAGCAGFLLLSVPALLLIRQGSLFAIALGMGALGLLLVCFTAAMPSALPALFPTRVRYGSLSIGFNVSVSLFGGTTPLVVTALIGATGDVMMPAYYMMAAAVIGGAAVWFMAESAGRPLPGSAPAVETEAEARALRGA; from the coding sequence ATCCTGAGCAAAGCCCCCCACCACGGACGGGGCACCGCCGCGGACGCCACCGTCACCGACCCCGCGCTCGTCAAGCGCGCTGTGAAGGCGGCCGCACTCGGCAACGCGATGGAGTGGTTCGACTTCGGCGTCTACAGCTACATCGCCGTGACCCTGGGCAAGGTCTTCTTCCCGTCCGGCAACCCCACCGCCCAGCTGCTCTCCACTTTCGGCGCCTTCGCCGCGGCCTTCCTCGTCCGCCCGCTCGGAGGCATGGTCTTCGGCCCGCTGGGCGACCGCATCGGCCGCCAGAAGGTCCTCGCCCTCACCATGATCATGATGGCGGCCGGCACCTTCGCCATCGGCCTGATCCCCTCGTACGCGGCGATCGGCGTGGGTGCGCCGATCCTGCTGCTCGTGGCCCGGCTGGTGCAGGGCTTCTCGACGGGCGGCGAGTACGCGGGCGCGACGACGTTCATCGCCGAGTACGCGCCCGACAAGAAGCGCGGCTTCTTGGGCAGCTGGCTGGAGTTCGGCACGCTCGCCGGATACATCGCCGGTGCGGGTCTCGTCACCCTGATGACGGCACTGCTGTCCTCCGAGGACCTGCTGTCCTGGGGCTGGCGCATCCCGTTCCTGATCGCGGGCCCGATGGGCATCATCGGCCTCTACATGCGGACGAAGCTGGAGGAGACCCCGGCGTTCGCCGCCGAGCTGGAGAAGGCGGCGCGTGAGGAGCGCGAGCGGCCGAAGGTGCCGCTGCGGGACATGGTCACGGGGCAGTGGAAGTCGCTGCTGCTGTGCATGGGCCTCGTCCTGGTCTTCAACGTCACGGACTACATGCTCCTGTCCTACATGCCGAGCTATCTGACGAGTGAGCTCCGGTACGACGAGACCCACGGCCTGCTGGTGGTGCTCGGCGTCATGGCGCTGATGATGATCGTGCAGCCGTTCGCGGGCGCGCTGTCGGACCGTGTCGGCCGCCGCCCGGTGATCGCCGCGGGTTGCGCGGGCTTCCTCCTGCTCTCCGTCCCCGCGCTGCTGCTGATCCGCCAGGGCAGCCTGTTCGCCATCGCCCTCGGCATGGGCGCACTGGGCCTGCTCCTGGTCTGCTTCACCGCGGCGATGCCCTCGGCCCTGCCGGCGCTCTTCCCCACCCGTGTCCGCTACGGCTCCCTGTCCATCGGCTTCAACGTCTCGGTGTCGCTCTTCGGCGGTACGACGCCGCTGGTGGTCACGGCCCTCATCGGCGCGACGGGCGATGTGATGATGCCCGCGTACTACATGATGGCCGCGGCGGTCATCGGCGGTGCGGCGGTGTGGTTCATGGCGGAGTCCGCCGGGCGCCCGCTGCCGGGGTCGGCTCCCGCCGTGGAGACGGAGGCGGAGGCGCGGGCCCTTCGCGGGGCGTAG
- the htpX gene encoding zinc metalloprotease HtpX: protein MPGPGSRSRYAPDRGLTTRMVTTMFLIGLVYVVFVGVLLVALQNAWPVILVVAGGLFIAQFWFSDRIAAYSMGAREVTPEQAPELHGAVDRICALADMPKPRVAIADSDVPNAFATGRNERTALVCATTGLLRRLEPEELEGVLAHELSHVAHRDVAVMTIASFLGVLAGTMTRVWLYTGIGRSSRDSNTAIAMLLVPLVSAVVYVISFLLTRLLSRYRELSADRAAALLTGRPSALASALTKVTGQMARIPTQDLRKAEPFNAFWFAPAFSSKESLSRLLSSHPTLEQRLDQLARISTQLGRA from the coding sequence ATGCCAGGTCCCGGATCCCGTTCGCGCTACGCCCCGGACCGGGGCCTCACCACCCGCATGGTGACGACGATGTTCCTGATCGGACTGGTCTACGTGGTCTTCGTCGGCGTCCTGCTGGTCGCCCTCCAGAACGCATGGCCCGTCATCCTGGTGGTCGCGGGCGGCCTCTTCATCGCGCAGTTCTGGTTCAGCGACCGGATCGCGGCCTACAGCATGGGCGCCCGCGAGGTCACGCCCGAGCAGGCACCGGAGCTGCACGGCGCCGTCGACCGCATCTGCGCCCTCGCCGACATGCCCAAGCCGCGCGTGGCGATCGCCGACAGCGACGTCCCGAACGCCTTCGCGACCGGCCGAAACGAGCGCACCGCCCTGGTCTGCGCCACGACCGGCCTGCTGCGCCGTCTGGAGCCGGAGGAGCTGGAGGGCGTCCTCGCCCACGAGCTCTCGCACGTCGCCCATCGCGATGTCGCGGTGATGACCATCGCCTCGTTCCTGGGCGTGCTCGCGGGCACGATGACCCGTGTCTGGCTCTACACCGGCATCGGCCGGAGCAGCCGTGACAGCAACACCGCCATCGCCATGCTCCTCGTGCCCCTGGTCAGCGCCGTCGTCTACGTCATCAGCTTCCTGCTGACCCGGCTGCTCTCCCGCTACCGCGAGCTGTCCGCCGACCGCGCCGCCGCCCTGCTCACCGGGCGCCCCTCGGCGCTCGCCTCCGCGCTGACGAAGGTGACGGGCCAGATGGCGCGGATCCCGACGCAGGACCTGCGCAAGGCCGAGCCGTTCAACGCGTTCTGGTTCGCCCCCGCGTTCTCCTCCAAGGAGAGCCTGAGCAGGCTGCTCTCCTCGCATCCGACGCTGGAGCAGCGGCTGGACCAGCTGGCCAGGATCTCGACCCAGCTCGGCCGCGCATGA
- a CDS encoding LamG-like jellyroll fold domain-containing protein translates to MNAEGQSLPTSRPRRRALLQAAMAVPAAGAVAVAGGGTPAEAASRTAASRAAASRTASGRFDAESPRFALAVLPDTQYLFDADSSDPEPLRATFRYLVSERGKANIAFMTHLGDVTEHGTSDEIELAADTFGTIHGKVPYSVLAGNHDIKSSTDDQRGDSAYLSSFGPDRYASMPTFGGASPDGYNTFHILRAADREWLVLALDWRISEAGLRWAQRVLDTHPTLPAILTTHDLAWADDEGQAQLSTHGQRLWDGIIRGNDQIFLALGGHYWPPGRTVLTNDADNDVHVHITNYQDRYYGGAGMIRLYGFDLARKTIDVETFSPWFLDRGPEKRTLLEAETVELTGAADRFSLDVDFERRFAGFAPVVPPRPRPAAAVMPRGTVAYWRFDASGTAASGKDGTPVGSGTVVRDLSGHGNDLTASRLHSSAPEVLTWSAEHHRGQPAHASLRFDGGKQPDRGAVLTTADHAPLNSEKFTSGYTIETFIKLPEPFEGDHAWMGILSWEGRSGDAGKTTGWSPDEPTCSLNLSPERFLQFVVYPHKQDADPTSWSHAVPVGRWMHIAMVNDGRRTVMYVDGSKIARNPAQPSTGIATLGKPFAIGGTQFNEAFGQGFYGWIGDTRIVNRPLKPRDFMALSD, encoded by the coding sequence ATGAACGCAGAAGGGCAGAGCCTGCCCACCAGCCGGCCTCGCAGACGGGCGTTGCTGCAGGCTGCGATGGCCGTCCCGGCGGCCGGCGCGGTCGCCGTGGCCGGGGGTGGGACGCCCGCCGAGGCCGCGTCGAGGACGGCTGCTTCGAGGGCGGCCGCGTCGCGGACGGCCTCCGGCCGGTTCGACGCGGAGAGCCCGCGGTTCGCACTGGCCGTGCTGCCGGACACGCAGTACCTCTTCGACGCCGACAGCTCCGACCCCGAGCCGCTGCGGGCCACGTTCCGCTATCTCGTCTCGGAGCGGGGGAAAGCCAACATCGCCTTCATGACCCACCTGGGCGATGTCACCGAGCACGGTACGAGCGACGAGATCGAGCTCGCCGCGGACACCTTCGGAACCATCCACGGCAAGGTTCCGTACAGCGTTCTCGCCGGCAATCACGACATCAAGTCGAGCACCGACGACCAGCGGGGTGACAGCGCCTACCTGTCCTCCTTCGGGCCGGACCGGTACGCGTCCATGCCGACGTTCGGCGGCGCGTCGCCCGACGGGTACAACACCTTCCACATCCTGCGTGCCGCCGATCGCGAATGGCTCGTCCTCGCGCTGGACTGGCGGATCTCCGAGGCCGGACTGCGCTGGGCACAGCGGGTCCTCGACACGCACCCGACGCTTCCGGCGATTCTGACCACCCACGACCTCGCCTGGGCCGACGACGAGGGCCAGGCACAGCTGTCGACCCACGGCCAGCGGCTCTGGGACGGCATCATCCGCGGCAACGACCAGATCTTCCTGGCGCTGGGCGGGCACTACTGGCCGCCGGGGCGGACCGTCCTGACCAACGACGCCGACAACGATGTCCACGTACACATCACCAACTACCAGGACCGCTACTACGGCGGCGCCGGGATGATCCGCCTCTACGGCTTCGACCTGGCCCGCAAGACCATCGACGTGGAGACGTTCTCGCCCTGGTTCCTCGACCGCGGCCCGGAGAAGCGCACGCTCCTGGAGGCCGAGACGGTCGAACTGACCGGAGCCGCGGACCGGTTCAGTCTGGACGTCGACTTCGAGCGGCGCTTCGCCGGCTTCGCGCCCGTCGTACCGCCGAGGCCCCGTCCGGCCGCCGCCGTGATGCCGCGCGGCACCGTCGCCTACTGGCGCTTCGACGCCTCCGGAACGGCGGCGTCGGGCAAGGACGGCACGCCCGTCGGGTCCGGCACGGTGGTGCGTGACCTCAGCGGCCACGGCAACGACCTCACGGCCTCCCGCCTGCACTCCAGCGCCCCCGAGGTCCTCACCTGGTCGGCGGAGCACCACCGCGGGCAGCCCGCCCACGCCAGCCTCCGCTTCGACGGCGGCAAGCAGCCGGACCGGGGTGCCGTCCTGACCACCGCGGACCACGCCCCGCTCAACTCGGAGAAGTTCACCTCGGGCTACACCATCGAGACCTTCATCAAGCTCCCCGAGCCGTTCGAGGGCGACCACGCGTGGATGGGCATCCTGAGCTGGGAGGGCCGCAGCGGTGACGCCGGCAAGACCACCGGCTGGTCCCCCGACGAGCCCACCTGCAGCCTCAACCTGTCGCCCGAGCGCTTCCTGCAGTTCGTGGTCTATCCGCACAAGCAGGACGCCGACCCGACCTCGTGGAGCCACGCGGTGCCGGTGGGCCGCTGGATGCACATCGCCATGGTCAACGACGGCCGGCGCACGGTGATGTACGTGGACGGTTCGAAGATCGCCCGGAACCCCGCCCAGCCCTCGACGGGCATCGCCACGCTGGGCAAGCCGTTCGCCATCGGAGGGACCCAGTTCAACGAGGCTTTCGGACAGGGCTTCTACGGCTGGATAGGTGACACCCGCATCGTCAACCGCCCCTTGAAGCCGCGGGACTTCATGGCGCTGTCCGACTGA
- a CDS encoding ABC transporter permease, which produces MSLLTTTGLATASVKARPSAFAGTFAALVFSATVVTACVAMAVSAAGAPVSPGQASLSEMGVAFSLLTVYLSIFVIGQVMSLAVAQRRRESALLRAVGAAPWQIRRMVATEALCTALLALPVGYGLGALLAGFWFAGLAGQGMVPDGMVLSVGLPPFFAAAGVLVVSSQLGGMIAAWRASRTRPSAALADTTVQGGERPGRFRGFASLVFVAGAGALTAAASAGSAEDAASEIPIVLLAHLVAIGLAGPWIGRVATAVAAPPLRSFAGAAGELAVAGCRARSRRLSAAITPIALVTAFALAKFVSLTGAGDPDWMEVFGTLLYAGFAGLVAANTLVMLTLERLREFSLLRTVGAGKRQVVSVVVAEGAVTALAGVGAGVLAACAVMLPLGGKTGTPLSGLPGWAWAATLICGAGLVWAASCAPLGRMLRVRPMEGVTRRSS; this is translated from the coding sequence ATGAGCCTCCTCACCACCACCGGCCTCGCCACCGCCTCCGTGAAGGCCCGCCCCTCGGCTTTCGCCGGGACGTTCGCCGCCCTCGTCTTCTCCGCGACGGTCGTCACCGCCTGCGTGGCCATGGCCGTCTCCGCGGCCGGCGCTCCCGTGTCGCCGGGACAGGCGAGCCTCTCCGAAATGGGCGTGGCCTTCAGCCTGTTGACCGTCTACCTGTCGATTTTCGTCATCGGCCAGGTCATGTCCCTGGCCGTCGCGCAGCGGCGGCGTGAGAGCGCGCTGCTGAGGGCGGTCGGCGCCGCGCCGTGGCAGATCCGGCGCATGGTGGCGACGGAGGCGCTCTGCACGGCGCTGCTGGCGCTGCCCGTCGGGTACGGACTGGGGGCGCTGCTGGCCGGGTTCTGGTTCGCCGGTCTGGCGGGGCAGGGCATGGTCCCGGACGGGATGGTGCTGAGCGTGGGGCTGCCGCCGTTCTTCGCGGCGGCCGGGGTGCTGGTGGTCTCGTCGCAGCTCGGCGGCATGATCGCCGCCTGGCGGGCGTCCCGTACCCGCCCGTCGGCGGCGCTCGCGGACACGACCGTGCAGGGCGGTGAACGGCCCGGCCGGTTCAGAGGGTTCGCCTCCCTCGTCTTTGTCGCCGGCGCGGGCGCACTCACGGCCGCGGCGAGCGCGGGCTCCGCGGAGGACGCGGCGTCCGAGATCCCGATCGTGCTGCTGGCCCACCTCGTCGCGATCGGGCTCGCCGGACCCTGGATCGGGCGGGTGGCGACGGCCGTCGCGGCGCCCCCGCTGCGGAGCTTCGCCGGTGCGGCGGGAGAGCTGGCGGTCGCGGGGTGCCGGGCGCGGTCGCGCCGGCTGTCGGCCGCGATCACACCGATCGCGCTGGTGACGGCGTTCGCGTTGGCCAAGTTCGTGTCACTGACCGGGGCCGGGGACCCGGACTGGATGGAGGTCTTCGGGACGCTGCTGTACGCGGGCTTCGCGGGCCTCGTGGCCGCGAACACGCTGGTCATGCTCACGTTGGAGCGGCTGCGGGAGTTCTCCCTGCTGCGGACGGTGGGGGCGGGGAAGCGGCAGGTCGTGTCGGTGGTGGTGGCCGAAGGGGCGGTCACTGCGCTGGCGGGCGTGGGCGCGGGGGTGCTCGCCGCCTGTGCGGTGATGCTGCCGCTGGGCGGGAAGACGGGGACTCCGCTGTCGGGTCTGCCGGGGTGGGCCTGGGCGGCGACGCTGATCTGCGGTGCGGGCCTTGTGTGGGCCGCGTCGTGCGCGCCGCTGGGTCGCATGCTGCGTGTGCGGCCGATGGAAGGCGTCACACGGCGGAGCAGCTGA
- a CDS encoding ABC transporter ATP-binding protein produces MRTVLELERVSRTYGHGPHTVHALRDLDARLYAHSLTAVMGPSGSGKSTFLQCAAGLDKPTAGTVRLGGQVISAMGERGLTRLRRERIGFVFQSFNLLPTLTAQENVLLPLRLAGKRRDPARARRMLARVGLDGREGARPGELSGGQQQRVAIARALITEPDVVFADEPTGSLDQETAAGVLGLLREAVSAYGATVVVVTHDPEVAARADRVLRLAAGRLVQDTAGVPA; encoded by the coding sequence ATGAGAACCGTCCTTGAACTGGAGCGCGTCAGCCGGACCTACGGCCACGGGCCGCACACCGTGCACGCCCTGCGCGATCTCGACGCCCGGCTGTACGCCCACTCCCTCACCGCCGTCATGGGTCCCTCCGGCTCCGGCAAGTCGACCTTTCTGCAGTGCGCGGCCGGGCTCGACAAGCCGACCGCCGGCACCGTGCGGCTGGGCGGGCAGGTGATCAGCGCGATGGGTGAGCGGGGGCTGACCCGGTTGCGGCGTGAGCGCATCGGCTTCGTCTTCCAGTCGTTCAACCTGCTGCCCACGCTCACCGCGCAGGAGAACGTCCTGCTCCCCCTCCGCCTCGCCGGCAAGCGCCGCGACCCCGCCCGGGCCCGCCGCATGCTGGCCCGTGTCGGGCTCGACGGGCGCGAGGGCGCGCGGCCGGGAGAGCTCTCCGGCGGGCAGCAGCAGCGCGTGGCCATCGCCCGCGCGCTCATCACCGAGCCGGACGTCGTCTTCGCGGACGAGCCGACCGGCTCGCTGGACCAGGAGACCGCGGCGGGGGTGCTGGGGCTGCTGCGGGAGGCGGTCAGCGCGTACGGAGCCACGGTCGTCGTCGTCACGCACGACCCGGAGGTCGCCGCCCGCGCGGACCGGGTGCTGCGGCTCGCGGCGGGCCGGCTCGTCCAGGACACGGCGGGGGTGCCCGCATGA
- a CDS encoding DUF5709 domain-containing protein yields MSDEARGDDVYQPEFSDVKNPPADDLDLQNVLDELDLDGTLDEGYSPLEKPLAVDRFGTTGEEQMRGEPLEERLAQELSDVEAPEGDGIGDLPCDGEPVDEEAGDARTGRLLPEIDATGRAVDMIAHDVGIDGGAASAEEAAMHTIADEEEGEVEDLQ; encoded by the coding sequence ATGTCGGACGAGGCAAGAGGCGACGACGTCTACCAGCCGGAGTTCTCCGATGTGAAGAACCCGCCCGCCGACGATCTCGACCTGCAGAACGTGCTCGACGAGCTGGACCTGGACGGGACCCTCGACGAGGGCTATTCCCCGTTGGAGAAGCCGCTGGCCGTGGACAGGTTCGGCACCACGGGTGAGGAGCAGATGCGGGGCGAGCCCTTGGAGGAGCGCCTGGCGCAGGAGCTGTCGGACGTGGAGGCGCCCGAGGGGGACGGCATCGGTGATCTGCCGTGCGACGGCGAACCCGTGGACGAGGAGGCCGGGGACGCCCGCACCGGCAGGCTGCTTCCGGAGATCGATGCCACGGGCCGCGCCGTCGACATGATCGCCCACGACGTCGGCATCGACGGTGGGGCGGCATCCGCGGAGGAGGCGGCCATGCACACCATCGCGGACGAGGAGGAGGGGGAGGTGGAGGACCTCCAGTGA
- a CDS encoding sensor histidine kinase: MPHLRTFLGAPREAAYTLLAPFPGFVCGVVLLALLAVSLVTSVTQVGLVLLVGVLAVARGTGALHRGLLRGLLGEDIAAPPAREKAPGLVGSLRAALTDSDGWRAAAFTIAYAPVGVVLFVVSVGMRLYGLAGLTYPLWWRAVEEDGRRGVGLAGDVRMDSWLAALLTAAAGLAVLAFAAWSTRGLLTLVVRPMARALLGRGRLDDRVHVLEETRALAVQDSAATLRRIERDLHDGAQSRLIAVAMALAGARDQLARAPGDAPELARGRELVDSALGNSRTAIAELRDLVRGIHPPALNDGLDVALETLATRAGLPVTTRVDLPVRPPEAIASIAYFCAAELVANAARHAGASRAEIEAYEQGGVLRLVVRDDGHGGARMRTGRGVGGTGLTGLAERVSTVDGRLLIDSPDGGPTTVTAELPLGQESPACAS, encoded by the coding sequence ATGCCCCACCTCCGCACATTCCTCGGCGCCCCGCGTGAAGCGGCGTACACGCTGCTCGCGCCCTTCCCTGGGTTCGTCTGCGGTGTCGTCCTCCTCGCTCTGCTCGCCGTTTCCCTCGTCACCTCCGTCACCCAGGTCGGGCTCGTCCTGCTCGTCGGCGTGCTCGCCGTGGCGCGGGGCACGGGGGCGCTGCACCGCGGGCTGCTGCGGGGGCTGCTCGGCGAGGACATCGCTGCGCCGCCCGCGCGCGAGAAGGCCCCGGGCCTCGTCGGATCCCTCCGCGCCGCGCTCACCGACAGCGACGGGTGGCGGGCGGCGGCGTTCACCATCGCCTACGCGCCCGTCGGCGTCGTCCTCTTCGTCGTGTCCGTCGGCATGCGGCTCTACGGGCTCGCCGGGCTGACCTATCCCCTGTGGTGGCGCGCCGTCGAGGAGGACGGGCGGCGGGGTGTCGGGCTGGCCGGCGACGTCCGGATGGATAGCTGGCTCGCCGCCCTGCTCACCGCTGCCGCGGGCCTGGCCGTGCTGGCGTTCGCCGCCTGGTCGACGCGCGGGCTGCTCACCCTCGTCGTACGCCCCATGGCGCGCGCCCTTCTCGGCCGGGGCCGGCTCGACGACCGGGTGCACGTCCTGGAGGAGACCCGGGCGCTCGCCGTGCAGGACTCCGCCGCGACCCTCCGCCGGATCGAGCGCGACCTGCACGACGGCGCCCAGTCCCGCCTGATCGCCGTCGCGATGGCGCTCGCCGGCGCGCGGGACCAGCTCGCCCGCGCACCCGGCGACGCCCCCGAACTGGCCCGCGGCCGGGAGCTGGTGGACTCCGCCCTCGGCAACTCCCGTACGGCGATCGCGGAGCTGCGCGACCTGGTCCGCGGCATCCATCCGCCGGCCCTCAACGACGGCCTGGACGTGGCCCTGGAGACCCTGGCCACGCGCGCCGGCCTGCCCGTGACGACCCGCGTCGACCTGCCCGTCCGGCCTCCGGAGGCCATCGCGTCCATCGCGTACTTCTGCGCGGCGGAGCTCGTCGCCAACGCGGCCCGGCACGCGGGCGCCTCGCGCGCCGAGATCGAGGCGTACGAGCAGGGCGGCGTCCTCCGTCTGGTCGTACGGGACGACGGGCACGGCGGGGCTCGCATGCGCACGGGCCGCGGCGTCGGCGGCACGGGGCTCACCGGGCTGGCCGAGCGGGTGAGTACGGTGGACGGGCGGCTGCTGATCGACAGCCCCGACGGCGGTCCGACCACCGTGACCGCCGAACTGCCCCTCGGCCAGGAGAGCCCCGCATGCGCATCGTGA